A part of Marinomonas rhizomae genomic DNA contains:
- a CDS encoding sulfite exporter TauE/SafE family protein, whose translation MNLTALLFDQVSPHLFILLVIVSGLTSFFTASFGAGGGVMLLGVMAQVLPPQLIIPLHGVAQLGSNAGRAAMSWRHIDWKLIGTFAPGALLGAFIGSFVLVSLPPAIMYLTIALFILYLCWGPKLPKMVLGPWGTAIAGGVTTFITLFAGATGPLVAAFIKQIHADRFRTVATFATAMSLQHVLKITVFEVAGFPLVDWLPLLFCMVISGAIGTWVGLKVLKRMPDRHFHRIFNIVLTAMALRLIWQSMVLLTA comes from the coding sequence ATGAATTTAACTGCATTGCTTTTTGATCAAGTGTCTCCGCACTTATTTATCCTTCTTGTTATTGTGTCTGGATTAACGTCTTTTTTTACTGCCAGTTTTGGCGCGGGTGGTGGCGTTATGTTGCTTGGCGTGATGGCGCAGGTGTTACCGCCACAGCTTATTATTCCACTGCATGGCGTGGCACAGCTTGGGTCTAACGCTGGTCGAGCGGCGATGAGTTGGCGTCATATTGACTGGAAACTAATAGGTACGTTTGCTCCTGGCGCCTTGTTGGGGGCTTTTATTGGCAGTTTTGTCTTGGTTTCGCTACCGCCTGCTATTATGTATTTAACCATTGCGTTATTTATCTTGTATTTATGTTGGGGGCCAAAACTACCTAAAATGGTGCTTGGTCCTTGGGGAACTGCCATTGCAGGCGGCGTAACGACCTTTATTACTTTGTTTGCTGGTGCTACAGGGCCCTTGGTAGCGGCTTTTATCAAGCAGATTCATGCTGATCGTTTTCGAACCGTAGCGACCTTCGCGACGGCGATGTCGTTACAGCATGTGTTGAAAATTACAGTTTTTGAAGTTGCTGGATTTCCGCTAGTTGATTGGTTGCCTTTATTGTTTTGTATGGTTATTAGCGGTGCAATAGGTACTTGGGTTGGGCTTAAAGTGCTAAAGCGTATGCCTGATCGTCACTTTCATCGAATTTTTAATATAGTGTTGACCGCAATGGCGTTAAGGTTAATTTGGCAGTCTATGGTTTTGCTTACTGCGTGA
- a CDS encoding ATP-binding protein: MAFLVVILLIWKGGEALKNQQIKTLRIDSFEQLNQLASVLESAIAKYQHMPTLLASNDRVKKALRDGFESDINQLNRELEQINRITEASDSYILDTNGLTIAASNYRESASFVGRNFAFRPYFKDAIQGKPGRYYALGTTSNRRGYYFSYPVYEGDSIIGIAVVKVDLTQFEKRFANQHYEFLLLDPDGIVFSSSRPNWLYRVLGELSHTELQRIADSQRYYGKSIEKLAIVYQKRFDEKSQIVDVLENTVIDGKEELQRLSFLRMSRPIRLLGFQISILAPLKIINEEISLWRTIFAGGVTITALLLGLAMLRRRMLRERSDANEMTRHNQAYIREVIQNTQAGLVTLDEHHKIESFNPAVEKLLGQPLSPLVGQPLGVLFQPDEEGVSDLSANDNFLEATNDLGIEVLTREGRLCYADQTVPVEMTLCKMQLPNRLSYLVTFHDMTERKRYEQDITQARIELEERVKERTFELEGANTRLRHEIEEHKGTQRELIQTAKLAVLGQLSAGLNHELNQPLTAIRAFAGNGLKFLDRGQYEQAHTNLQHISQLGHHMGDIIARFKVFARKGDVQYGPIAVQTAIMGALKIMSPRYKEVGIELVVTEDQGFIVNGDMVFLEQVLVNLLANAADAILEAPDHHRRVCIEQTSTDNQVVICVQDSGNGLSDDAIRHLFEPFFTSKSSGLGLGLGLSISQRIVEAMGGQISAQNRDSGGAEFCVRLPRYNQQSSQSPSKDPQEES, translated from the coding sequence ATGGCCTTTTTAGTGGTGATTTTGCTGATTTGGAAAGGGGGGGAAGCGCTAAAAAACCAGCAAATTAAAACTCTGCGCATCGATTCTTTTGAGCAGTTAAATCAGCTTGCTAGCGTATTAGAAAGCGCCATTGCGAAGTACCAACACATGCCAACATTATTGGCATCGAATGACCGAGTGAAAAAAGCCCTGCGGGATGGCTTTGAATCGGACATTAATCAGCTCAATCGTGAGCTTGAACAGATTAACCGCATTACTGAAGCCTCAGACAGTTACATACTGGATACTAATGGTCTAACCATTGCCGCATCAAACTATCGAGAATCAGCGAGCTTCGTTGGTCGTAACTTTGCATTTCGCCCTTACTTCAAAGATGCCATTCAAGGCAAACCTGGGCGCTATTATGCGCTGGGTACAACATCAAATCGGCGTGGTTATTACTTTTCGTATCCTGTCTATGAAGGCGATTCGATTATTGGCATTGCTGTTGTTAAAGTGGATTTGACTCAATTCGAAAAACGCTTTGCCAATCAGCATTATGAATTTCTACTACTTGACCCTGATGGTATTGTTTTTAGTAGCTCGCGACCTAACTGGTTGTACCGGGTGTTGGGCGAGTTGTCACATACTGAGTTACAACGTATTGCTGATTCCCAGCGTTATTACGGTAAATCTATTGAGAAACTGGCGATTGTTTATCAAAAGCGCTTTGATGAAAAATCACAAATTGTCGATGTGTTAGAAAATACTGTTATTGATGGTAAAGAAGAATTGCAGCGCCTGTCATTTTTGAGAATGAGTCGCCCGATTCGTCTATTAGGTTTTCAAATATCGATTCTTGCGCCGTTAAAGATCATCAATGAAGAAATCTCGTTATGGCGCACCATTTTTGCCGGTGGAGTGACCATTACGGCTTTGTTATTAGGTTTGGCTATGTTGCGTCGACGTATGTTGCGAGAACGTTCTGATGCCAATGAAATGACGCGCCACAACCAAGCCTACATTCGGGAGGTGATTCAAAATACGCAAGCTGGCTTAGTGACGTTGGACGAACACCACAAAATAGAATCTTTTAACCCCGCGGTTGAGAAGCTGCTTGGTCAACCATTATCCCCTTTAGTGGGGCAGCCACTCGGAGTGTTATTTCAACCTGATGAGGAAGGTGTTTCCGATTTATCGGCTAACGATAACTTTTTAGAAGCAACTAATGATTTAGGCATTGAAGTTCTGACTCGAGAAGGGCGTTTGTGTTATGCCGATCAAACGGTCCCAGTGGAAATGACCCTTTGTAAGATGCAGCTTCCCAATCGTTTGAGTTATTTGGTGACCTTTCATGACATGACGGAACGCAAACGCTATGAACAAGATATTACCCAAGCACGTATCGAGCTTGAAGAGCGAGTCAAAGAGAGAACCTTTGAATTAGAAGGCGCCAATACTCGATTGCGTCATGAAATAGAAGAGCACAAGGGAACGCAACGGGAGTTGATTCAAACCGCGAAGTTGGCGGTATTAGGGCAATTAAGTGCAGGGTTAAATCATGAATTGAACCAGCCACTGACCGCCATTCGTGCTTTTGCGGGTAATGGCTTGAAGTTTTTGGATCGTGGTCAATATGAACAGGCCCATACCAACTTACAGCATATTAGCCAGCTAGGTCATCACATGGGCGACATTATTGCTCGCTTTAAAGTGTTTGCTCGAAAAGGGGATGTACAGTATGGACCAATTGCCGTGCAAACCGCGATTATGGGCGCGCTAAAAATTATGAGCCCACGTTATAAAGAAGTGGGAATAGAGCTCGTGGTGACCGAAGACCAAGGCTTCATCGTAAACGGCGATATGGTGTTTTTGGAGCAAGTTCTGGTGAATTTATTGGCTAACGCTGCAGATGCTATTTTAGAGGCGCCAGACCATCATCGGCGAGTTTGTATCGAGCAAACCTCGACGGACAACCAGGTGGTTATTTGTGTCCAAGATTCAGGAAACGGACTGAGTGATGACGCCATTCGACATCTTTTCGAACCATTTTTCACGTCCAAATCATCAGGCTTAGGATTAGGATTAGGTTTGTCGATTAGCCAGCGTATTGTCGAGGCCATGGGTGGGCAAATTAGCGCGCAAAATCGAGACTCTGGCGGTGCTGAGTTTTGTGTTAGGCTACCTCGTTACAACCAGCAATCATCTCAATCTCCTTCTAAAGATCCTCAAGAGGAAAGCTAA
- the epmA gene encoding EF-P lysine aminoacylase EpmA codes for MYDASLWQPSADLSILQKRAQLLKATRAFFDAREVMEVDTQCLSLGSITDPHIEVLTSQTRSQAEDLTYYLQTSPEFAMKRLLCAGSGSIYQLGKVFRAEEIGRRHSIEFTMLEWYRVGFDHWQLMDEIQQLLSVLLNDETLTCERLSYQIAFLRHTELDPFTATLLELQQCAHEHTEYGLQEEDRDTLLELLFSSVVEPAIGKSVPYFIHSYPASQAALAKTHFDEKGQLVAARFELYWQGMELANGYHELTDAKEQARRFAEDKETRVQMRLADRQFDERLITALEHGLPDCAGVALGVDRLLMLLCHKSHIEEVLPFAHSRA; via the coding sequence CTTTGTGGCAACCCAGTGCTGATCTTTCTATTTTGCAAAAGCGCGCACAGTTACTGAAAGCCACTCGTGCTTTTTTTGATGCCCGTGAAGTGATGGAGGTGGACACACAGTGTCTGTCTCTGGGTAGTATTACAGATCCACATATTGAAGTATTAACCAGTCAGACGCGTTCTCAAGCTGAAGACCTGACGTATTACCTTCAAACCTCGCCAGAGTTCGCTATGAAGCGTTTATTGTGTGCTGGTTCTGGTTCTATTTATCAGTTGGGGAAAGTATTCCGCGCTGAGGAAATCGGCCGTCGTCATAGTATCGAATTTACTATGTTGGAATGGTATCGAGTGGGTTTTGATCATTGGCAATTGATGGATGAGATTCAACAGTTGCTGTCGGTATTGTTAAATGACGAGACTTTGACGTGTGAGCGGCTGAGTTATCAAATAGCGTTTTTGCGCCACACCGAGCTTGACCCTTTCACCGCTACATTGCTTGAGTTACAACAATGTGCCCATGAGCACACAGAATATGGTTTGCAGGAAGAGGATAGAGACACTTTACTGGAGTTGCTTTTTTCTAGCGTCGTAGAGCCTGCCATTGGTAAATCTGTCCCTTACTTTATTCATAGTTATCCCGCCTCGCAAGCGGCACTTGCCAAGACTCATTTTGATGAAAAAGGTCAATTAGTCGCTGCGCGTTTTGAATTGTATTGGCAAGGCATGGAACTGGCCAATGGCTACCATGAATTGACGGACGCCAAGGAGCAGGCGAGACGTTTTGCCGAAGACAAAGAAACACGTGTACAAATGCGTTTAGCTGATCGTCAGTTTGATGAGCGACTCATTACGGCCTTAGAACACGGCTTGCCAGATTGCGCTGGTGTGGCGTTAGGAGTGGATCGTTTGTTGATGTTACTGTGTCATAAATCTCATATCGAAGAGGTGTTGCCATTTGCTCATTCTAGAGCGTAA
- a CDS encoding sigma-54-dependent transcriptional regulator, whose protein sequence is MPDSKQVILIDDEQAVRMAISQTLQLEDFDVVEFASAQGVIEQLSLDWSGVIVSDINLPGKSGLELFEDVKKIDAEIPFILITGHGDISMAVSAIRDGAYDFIEKPFSNEDFLEVVRRASEKRQLTLENRNLRLELAAQNAPGPRIIGNTPGIHRLRQALLHVADTGADILIQGETGTGKELVARYIHEHSSRRGHAFVAINCGAVPDSIMESELFGHEKGAFTDAKTQRIGKLEHANGGTLFLDEIESMPMSMQIRLLRVLEERRLERLGSNTAIDLDLRILAATKVDLKQLSEGGTFREDLYYRLNVVRVDIPPLRERKDDISLLWQHFCLVAIAQYKRESEALSAARMHSLLSYDWPGNVRELRNLAERYVLMGEAGSFEFDQIIINENNPGVMTLPEQLERFEKTLLEQELLRQKGSIKGTMDALGLPRKTLYDKMRKYDLDKDIYKQ, encoded by the coding sequence ATGCCGGACAGCAAGCAAGTAATACTAATTGACGACGAACAAGCGGTTCGCATGGCGATTTCTCAGACATTACAGCTTGAAGATTTTGATGTCGTTGAGTTTGCATCTGCGCAAGGCGTGATTGAACAACTGTCATTAGATTGGTCTGGTGTGATTGTCAGCGATATTAATTTGCCCGGTAAAAGCGGTTTAGAATTATTTGAAGATGTTAAAAAAATAGACGCGGAAATTCCTTTTATTCTGATCACTGGGCATGGTGATATTAGCATGGCTGTGAGCGCCATTCGCGATGGCGCCTATGACTTTATAGAGAAGCCATTTTCGAATGAAGATTTTCTAGAAGTGGTACGTCGTGCCTCAGAAAAGCGACAGCTTACTTTAGAGAACCGTAATTTACGTTTGGAATTGGCGGCGCAAAATGCCCCTGGACCACGGATTATCGGTAATACGCCTGGCATCCATCGTCTGCGTCAGGCACTGTTGCATGTGGCTGACACTGGTGCGGATATTCTTATCCAAGGGGAAACGGGTACGGGCAAAGAGTTGGTAGCGCGTTATATTCATGAACACAGCTCTCGCCGAGGCCATGCTTTTGTGGCAATTAACTGCGGCGCTGTACCAGATTCTATAATGGAGTCTGAATTATTTGGTCATGAAAAAGGCGCGTTTACGGATGCCAAGACGCAACGTATTGGTAAGCTGGAACACGCTAACGGCGGCACGCTTTTTTTAGATGAAATTGAAAGCATGCCGATGTCGATGCAAATCCGCTTGCTGCGAGTGTTAGAAGAACGTCGCCTAGAGCGTTTAGGCTCTAATACGGCGATAGATTTAGATTTGCGTATTTTGGCCGCGACCAAGGTTGATCTCAAACAGCTCAGCGAAGGCGGTACTTTCCGCGAAGATTTGTATTACCGACTTAACGTGGTGCGTGTGGATATTCCGCCATTGCGTGAGCGAAAAGATGACATTTCCCTATTGTGGCAACACTTTTGTTTGGTGGCGATTGCCCAGTACAAACGTGAGTCAGAGGCACTTTCAGCAGCAAGAATGCACAGCTTGCTGAGCTACGATTGGCCAGGGAACGTGCGAGAGCTGCGTAACCTTGCCGAGCGCTATGTACTGATGGGCGAAGCCGGCTCGTTTGAGTTCGATCAGATTATTATCAATGAAAATAACCCTGGCGTGATGACGCTCCCAGAGCAGCTGGAACGATTTGAAAAAACCTTGTTAGAGCAAGAATTGTTACGCCAAAAGGGTTCCATCAAAGGGACGATGGATGCACTTGGTTTACCGCGCAAAACGCTTTACGACAAGATGCGTAAGTACGATCTTGATAAAGATATTTATAAGCAATAA
- a CDS encoding TRAP transporter large permease, giving the protein MESIILFSLVIVLLFVGLPVGISLGLSSILFITFFSHDSLSSVAISLFGAGQHYTLLAIPFFIIASSYMSTGGVAKRLINFAIASVGHFRGGLAMASVLACMMFAALSGSSPATVVAIGTIAIAGMTQVGYSKEFAAGIIANAGTLGILIPPSIVMVVYAASVDVSVGRMFLAGVIPGLMAGGMLMLAIYVVARIKKLPAEEWKGFGNLVRGGKEAGWGLFLVVIIMGGIYGGVFTPTEAAVVAAVYSMFIALFVYRDMGPLKGKTWTNDNDAPHARVGFNGTVYGVSFFLVWEIMSFFVFADSETVTGGDRAIWGAIMSVALAIFYVYKRSSKLEESIGACLAAGVPIWGRNLSMMLRGFFPSLFGEESRKVMLEGTKTTIMLMFIIANALLFAHTLSAERIPQMITEWMLGVGFNWFTFLIAVNILLLIGGQFMEPSGLLVIVAPVVFPIAMELGVDPIHLGIIMVVNMEIGMITPPIGLNLFVTSGITGMSLARVVKAAMPFVLVLMVFLVMVTYIPALSTALPYSIMGPEIVQ; this is encoded by the coding sequence GTGGAATCAATCATTCTATTTTCATTGGTAATTGTCCTGCTGTTTGTAGGTTTACCCGTTGGTATATCGTTGGGCTTATCGTCCATACTGTTTATTACTTTTTTCTCACACGACTCATTGTCGTCTGTGGCTATTTCTCTATTTGGGGCTGGTCAGCACTATACCTTGCTCGCTATCCCATTTTTCATCATTGCCTCGTCTTATATGTCGACTGGCGGCGTAGCGAAGCGTTTGATTAACTTCGCCATTGCCAGTGTTGGTCACTTCCGTGGTGGCTTGGCGATGGCATCGGTATTGGCGTGTATGATGTTCGCCGCCTTGTCTGGGTCCTCTCCAGCAACGGTTGTTGCCATCGGTACGATTGCCATTGCCGGTATGACACAAGTAGGTTACTCAAAAGAATTTGCAGCGGGCATCATTGCCAACGCGGGTACCTTGGGTATTTTGATCCCACCTTCTATCGTAATGGTGGTATACGCTGCGTCTGTAGACGTATCTGTTGGTCGCATGTTCTTGGCGGGCGTTATCCCAGGTTTGATGGCTGGCGGTATGTTGATGCTAGCTATTTATGTGGTTGCGCGTATCAAAAAGCTACCAGCTGAAGAGTGGAAAGGCTTTGGCAACTTAGTTCGTGGTGGTAAAGAAGCCGGTTGGGGCTTATTCCTTGTCGTGATCATCATGGGTGGTATTTATGGTGGTGTATTCACGCCAACAGAAGCCGCTGTTGTTGCTGCTGTTTACTCTATGTTCATCGCCTTGTTTGTTTATCGCGATATGGGGCCTTTAAAAGGCAAAACATGGACGAACGACAATGATGCTCCTCATGCGCGTGTTGGCTTCAACGGTACGGTTTATGGCGTGTCTTTCTTCCTTGTTTGGGAAATCATGTCATTCTTCGTATTCGCTGACAGCGAAACCGTCACTGGCGGCGATCGTGCGATTTGGGGCGCGATCATGTCTGTCGCTTTGGCCATTTTTTATGTCTACAAACGCTCTAGCAAGCTAGAAGAGTCTATTGGTGCTTGTTTGGCTGCTGGCGTGCCAATCTGGGGCCGTAACTTGTCCATGATGCTACGAGGTTTCTTCCCATCTTTGTTTGGTGAAGAGTCTCGTAAGGTAATGCTAGAAGGCACAAAAACCACCATTATGCTGATGTTTATCATCGCCAATGCTCTGTTGTTTGCTCATACCTTGTCAGCAGAGCGTATTCCTCAAATGATCACTGAGTGGATGCTTGGCGTCGGCTTCAACTGGTTCACCTTCCTAATCGCTGTGAACATTTTGTTGCTAATTGGTGGTCAGTTTATGGAGCCATCGGGTCTATTGGTTATCGTTGCGCCAGTGGTATTCCCTATTGCGATGGAACTGGGCGTTGATCCAATTCACCTTGGTATCATCATGGTAGTAAACATGGAGATCGGTATGATCACACCGCCGATTGGTTTGAACCTGTTTGTTACCTCCGGCATCACCGGCATGAGCTTGGCGCGTGTAGTAAAAGCGGCCATGCCATTTGTATTGGTATTGATGGTGTTCTTGGTGATGGTCACTTACATCCCAGCTCTTTCTACTGCATTGCCGTACAGCATTATGGGACCAGAAATCGTTCAATAA
- the ggt gene encoding gamma-glutamyltransferase, with product MMLSTRWLKAFGLIPLLAISPFTLAAEQAADTVAPEAASGTEKKALAQAEKFMVATANPEASKAGYDVLKAGGSAIDALVAVQMVLGLVEPQSSGLGGGAFAVYYDATNQKLTTFDGRETAPQEATPELFQDENGKPLAFYDAVVGGRSVGTPGTVKLMGELHERYGTMPWEDLLEPATELAQKGFIVSPRLANAVKGSAERLSRYPETKSYFFNLDGTPIEAGSRLQNTQYYETLRFLATYGADEFYTGQIAKKIVSKVRGALDNPGVLSEQDFLSYRVKERAPVCLPYKEYDICGMGPPSSGALTVGQILGITKQFDLAALGPNSPEAWQIIGDASRLAFADRGRYMADTDFVPMPQGLLDQSYLADRAKLITKGKALDSVDAGEPEWRHPIKQADDIAIELPSTSHISIVDKDGNAVSMTTTIENGFGSNMMSNGFLLNNELTDFSFKSQQNGYPIANRLEPGKRPRSSMSPTIVMKDNKPYLVVGSPGGSRIIGYVAKTLIAHLEWGMDIQQAINLPNMLNRFGTFDLEKGTEAETYAKTLTDMGYKVSIQDLNSGVQGIVIDKGGLLGGADPRREGLVLGD from the coding sequence ATGATGCTATCAACTCGTTGGTTAAAAGCATTCGGTCTTATTCCCTTACTTGCTATTAGCCCTTTTACTTTGGCTGCAGAGCAAGCCGCCGACACGGTTGCACCTGAAGCAGCAAGCGGCACTGAAAAGAAAGCCTTGGCTCAGGCTGAAAAGTTTATGGTGGCCACAGCCAACCCTGAAGCGAGTAAAGCCGGTTACGATGTTTTAAAAGCTGGCGGCTCCGCCATTGATGCTCTGGTGGCTGTACAAATGGTACTCGGTTTAGTTGAGCCTCAATCCTCTGGTTTAGGTGGCGGTGCTTTCGCTGTGTATTATGATGCGACGAATCAAAAGCTCACGACCTTTGACGGCCGTGAAACCGCCCCTCAAGAAGCAACGCCAGAGCTTTTCCAAGATGAAAATGGCAAACCGCTTGCTTTTTACGATGCCGTTGTGGGCGGCCGCTCTGTTGGTACTCCCGGCACGGTTAAGTTAATGGGAGAGCTACACGAACGCTATGGCACTATGCCATGGGAAGATTTATTAGAACCAGCTACAGAACTTGCCCAGAAAGGCTTTATTGTTTCACCTCGTTTAGCGAATGCAGTCAAAGGCAGCGCGGAAAGATTGTCCCGTTATCCCGAAACAAAAAGCTACTTCTTCAACTTAGACGGCACCCCCATCGAGGCTGGCAGCCGCTTACAAAACACGCAATATTATGAAACCCTCCGCTTTCTTGCCACATACGGTGCGGATGAATTCTACACAGGACAAATTGCCAAAAAAATTGTTTCTAAGGTACGTGGTGCATTAGATAACCCTGGTGTTTTGTCTGAACAAGACTTTCTCAGCTATCGCGTCAAAGAGCGCGCTCCTGTGTGCCTACCCTATAAAGAATACGATATTTGCGGCATGGGACCGCCAAGTTCAGGAGCCTTAACAGTTGGCCAAATCCTTGGTATTACCAAGCAATTTGACCTAGCGGCCCTTGGCCCAAATTCTCCTGAAGCATGGCAGATTATCGGCGATGCTTCCCGCCTTGCTTTTGCCGACCGCGGTCGTTACATGGCAGACACTGACTTTGTGCCTATGCCACAAGGTTTATTGGATCAGTCTTATTTAGCCGATCGAGCTAAACTTATCACCAAAGGCAAAGCCTTAGACAGTGTAGATGCTGGTGAGCCTGAGTGGCGTCATCCAATCAAACAAGCTGATGATATTGCAATAGAACTACCTTCCACCAGCCACATCTCGATTGTCGATAAAGATGGCAATGCTGTATCTATGACCACCACCATTGAAAATGGCTTTGGTTCAAATATGATGAGCAATGGTTTTTTGCTTAATAATGAGCTGACTGACTTTTCCTTCAAATCTCAACAAAATGGCTACCCAATTGCCAACCGCTTAGAACCGGGTAAACGCCCTCGTTCATCTATGTCGCCAACCATAGTAATGAAAGACAACAAACCTTATTTGGTAGTTGGTTCACCGGGTGGTTCTCGAATTATTGGCTATGTGGCAAAAACCCTTATCGCTCACCTTGAGTGGGGGATGGATATTCAACAAGCCATTAACTTGCCAAACATGCTAAATCGATTCGGTACTTTTGATTTAGAAAAAGGCACAGAAGCAGAAACTTATGCAAAAACCCTGACAGATATGGGCTATAAAGTATCGATACAGGACTTGAATTCTGGAGTACAAGGTATTGTTATCGATAAAGGCGGTCTACTAGGTGGCGCGGACCCAAGACGAGAAGGCTTGGTATTAGGAGATTAA
- a CDS encoding GGDEF domain-containing protein, with product MAIILASAGNLLISVLFNFQTSFFEDVFRASIIPIFLAPLLSWHLVGMFYQMDILEKEMSRLAKVDDLTSVCNRRFFYKQIEDWLGAKLNIDTKYAFFVIDLDVFKGINDRYGHLCGDKVLQKFGCILREQAPVSSVVGRLGGEEFAIFVPNMDAESAETLAKNICQRTRDIVVKHNNISVSFSVSIGFSININYHKSTIENAFKYADLALYEAKESGRDCYRLSIAEENS from the coding sequence TTGGCTATAATTTTAGCGTCTGCTGGTAATCTTCTTATTTCAGTACTTTTTAATTTCCAAACCTCATTTTTTGAGGATGTTTTTCGAGCATCAATTATCCCTATTTTTCTTGCTCCTCTTCTTTCTTGGCATCTGGTTGGTATGTTTTATCAAATGGATATTTTGGAAAAAGAGATGAGTCGATTAGCCAAGGTGGACGATTTAACGTCTGTTTGTAATCGCAGATTTTTTTATAAACAAATAGAGGATTGGCTTGGAGCTAAGTTAAATATTGACACTAAGTATGCTTTTTTTGTGATCGACTTAGATGTCTTTAAAGGTATTAATGATCGATACGGCCATCTTTGCGGTGATAAGGTTTTACAGAAATTTGGTTGCATTCTCCGGGAACAGGCTCCAGTCTCAAGTGTTGTTGGCCGTCTTGGTGGTGAAGAGTTTGCGATATTTGTGCCTAACATGGATGCCGAGTCTGCTGAGACGTTGGCAAAAAATATTTGTCAGCGTACAAGAGATATTGTAGTGAAGCATAACAACATCTCTGTCTCTTTTAGTGTGAGTATTGGGTTTTCCATTAATATCAATTACCACAAAAGCACTATTGAAAATGCTTTTAAATATGCAGATCTCGCCCTGTATGAAGCTAAAGAATCAGGGCGAGACTGCTATCGTCTGTCTATTGCGGAAGAAAATAGCTAG
- a CDS encoding TRAP transporter small permease: MAHWPHLYLLIFIIVLWLLEKRFPKVMERAEENLLIIVISSIMAVSFGQVIARYGFNTGWDAALEFNTVAFSWLILLGMSYGIKTGLHLGVDIVLNAVPKPVTKALSLFGAAAAMMYGLILLDSTWLAMLGVDVSGGAIEYWLKMFKIGIGSEELRYPEFVQEMFGLRPRVHRWIVLVILPISLALLSYRSLQAFIDIARGKRDMLISGHEAQDLVKENQNVLKD; this comes from the coding sequence ATGGCACATTGGCCGCATCTTTATTTACTTATTTTTATTATTGTTCTTTGGCTATTAGAAAAGCGCTTCCCAAAAGTCATGGAGCGAGCAGAAGAAAACCTGCTAATCATCGTTATCTCCTCAATCATGGCGGTATCGTTCGGACAGGTTATAGCTCGTTATGGGTTCAACACTGGCTGGGACGCAGCACTTGAGTTCAATACAGTCGCCTTCTCTTGGTTGATCTTGTTAGGCATGAGCTACGGTATCAAAACCGGTCTTCATCTTGGTGTCGATATCGTCTTAAACGCGGTTCCAAAACCTGTCACAAAAGCACTTTCTTTGTTCGGTGCAGCAGCCGCTATGATGTACGGACTTATCCTCCTCGACTCCACTTGGTTGGCAATGCTTGGGGTAGACGTGAGCGGTGGTGCGATCGAGTATTGGTTGAAAATGTTCAAAATTGGTATAGGTTCAGAAGAACTTCGTTACCCAGAATTTGTACAAGAAATGTTTGGTTTGCGCCCCCGCGTTCACCGTTGGATTGTTCTTGTTATCCTGCCAATCAGCTTGGCTCTACTTTCTTATCGTTCTTTGCAAGCCTTTATCGATATTGCCCGCGGCAAACGAGACATGTTGATCAGTGGCCATGAAGCACAAGATCTTGTTAAAGAAAACCAAAACGTCTTGAAAGACTAG